In Corylus avellana chromosome ca2, CavTom2PMs-1.0, the following proteins share a genomic window:
- the LOC132170988 gene encoding NEP1-interacting protein-like 1, whose protein sequence is MCKSFIFVQILMTRTMDFISHPSVLASSSSSLFVNFCERVREAFHFAVSAVIGNIFSAIFTFFFALVGTLLGAMTGALIGQETESGFVRGAAVGAISGAVFSIEVFESSLVLWQSDESGIGCLLYLIDVIASLLSGRLVRERIGPAMLSAVQSQMGAVETSFDEIQNIFDTGGAKGLPGDSVERIPKIIITNNNNVDASGEEVSCSVCLQDFQLGETVRCLPHCHHMFHLPCIDRWLLRHGSCPLCRRDL, encoded by the exons ATgtgtaaaagctttatttttgtacaaatCCTGATGACCCGGACAATGGATTTTATTTCCCACCCATCTGTCTTAGCCTCCTCTTCGTCGTCTCTGTTTGTGAATTTCTGTGAAAGAGTTAGAGAAGCCTTCCATTTCGCGGTGTCTGCGGTTATTGGGAACATCTTCTCTGCGATCTTCACCTTCTTCTTTGCATTAG TGGGCACCTTGTTAGGAGCCATGACAGGAGCTTTAATAGGCCAAGAGACCGAAAGCGGCTTTGTTAGAGGGGCTGCCGTTGGAGCGATATCTGGAGCTGTTTTCTCCATTGAAGTCTTTGAATCCTCTCTTGTTCTTTGGCAATCAGATGAATCCGGCATTGGGTGTCTCCTCTACTTG ATTGATGTCATTGCAAGCCTTCTAAGCGGGAGACTTGTCCGCGAGCGGATCGGTCCAGCCATGTTAAGTGCAGTGCAAAGTCAG ATGGGTGCTGTTGAAACAAGCTTTGATGAAATCCAAAACATCTTTGACACCGGCGGGGCCAAGGGTTTGCCGGGGGATTCAGTTGAAAGGATCCCAAAGATCATAATtacaaacaataacaatgtagaTGCTTCTGGAGAGGAGGTCTCTTGCTCAGTGTGCCTTCAG GACTTTCAGCTCGGAGAGACAGTTAGATGCTTGCCTCATTGCCATCATATGTTTCACCTACCTTGCATAGATAGGTGGCTCCTTAGGCATGGTTCCTGCCCCTTATGCAGAAGGGATCTGTGA
- the LOC132170986 gene encoding probable protein phosphatase 2C 46 isoform X1: MLSRLINFLRACLGPSSDRYVRTGSDAAGRQDGLLWYKDTGQHMNGDFSIAVVQANNLLEDQSQIESGPLSLNESGPYGTFIGIYDGHGGPETSRFINDHLFQHLKTGFTSEQQSMSVDVIRKAYQATEEGFLSVVTKQWPMKPQIAAVGSCCLVGVICGGTLYIANVGDSRAVLGRLVKATGEVLAIQLSAEHNVGIESVRQEMYSLHPDDSHIVVLKHNVWRVKGLIQVSRSIGDVYLKKAEFNRAPLYAKFRLREPFKRQILSSEPSISVNELQPHDQFLIFASDGLWEHLSNQEAVDIVQNHPHSGSARRLVKVALQEAAKKREMRYSDLKKIDRGVRRHFHDDITVIVVFLDSNLVSRASSVRGPTLSVRGCGVNLPAKALAPCATPVEPSTT; encoded by the exons ATGTTATCAAGGTTGATAAACTTTCTGAGGGCCTGCTTGGGACCGTCCTCGGACCGTTATGTCCGCACAGGTTCGGATGCAGCAGGCCGGCAAGATGGACTACTTTGGTACAAAGACACCGGTCAGCACATGAATGGTGACTTCTCAATAGCAGTTGTCCAAGCCAACAATTTGCTTGAGGATCAAAGCCAAATTGAGTCTGGACCCTTGAGCTTGAATGAGTCTGGCCCATATGGCACCTTCATTGGGATATATGATGGTCATGGCGGGCCTGAGACCTCACGTTTCATTAATGATCACCTATTCCAGCATCTTAAGA CAGGGTTCACCTCAGAGCAACAATCCATGTCAGTGGATGTGATAAGGAAAGCATATCAAGCAACAGAAGAGGGATTTCTGTCTGTTGTTACGAAACAATGGCCTATGAAACCCCAGATTGCAGCTGTTGGATCTTGCTGCCTAGTTGGTGTGATCTGTGGCGGCACCCTCTACATCGCCAATGTTGGTGATTCCCGTGCAGTGCTGGGGAGGCTTGTCAAGGCAACTGGGGAGGTCCTTGCCATCCAACTTTCAGCAGAGCATAACGTGGGAATAGAATCAGTGAGACAGGAGATGTACTCTTTGCACCCGGACGACTCACACATCGTGGTTTTAAAGCATAATGTATGGCGTGTTAAGGGCTTGATACAG GTATCTAGATCTATCGGTGATGTATATCTAAAAAAGGCTGAATTTAACAGGGCGCCTTTGTATGCTAAGTTTCGCCTCCGTGAACCTTTTAAAAGGCAAATCTTAAGCTCTGAGCCATCAATTTCTGTGAATGAACTTCAACCTCATGATCAGTTCCTCATATTTGCTTCTGATGGGCTGTGGGAGCACCTTAGTAATCAGGAAGCAGTTGACATTGTTCAAAATCACCCACACAGT GGAAGTGCCCGGAGGCTTGTGAAAGTTGCCTTGCAGGAAGCTgctaagaaaagagaaatgaggTACTCAGATCTGAAGAAAATCGACCGTGGCGTCCGCCGACATTTCCACGATGACATTACAGTCATAGTTGTTTTTCTTGATTCAAATCTTGTGAGCAGAGCAAGTTCGGTAAGAGGCCCTACTTTGTCTGTGAGAGGCTGTGGTGTTAACCTACCTGCAAAAGCTCTGGCCCCCTGTGCCACACCCGTGGAACCTAGCACTACCTAA
- the LOC132170982 gene encoding CSC1-like protein At4g35870, producing MDPPISPAPEGGADGDAVWYGNIQYLLNISAIGACCCVFIFLFVKLRSDHRRIPGPTALAAKLLAVWHATRREIASHCGADAAQFLLIEGGSCALLLSVAALSLLVMLPLNIYAGTAPLNDQFSKTTITHIAKGSLLLWVHFVFVVVVVVLVHFSILGIEERLRITRFRDGNGNLSDPSANSTAIFTIMVQGLPKALGDDRTVLQEYFQYRYPGKVYRVILPMDLCALDDLAEELVRVRDEISRLIARIDSQVFLGESEDAGNGFSLMVRKGKVLWDGIMERFGFTEEERLRRLQELRAELETELASYKEGRAPGAGVAFVMFKDVYTANKAVQDFRNEKKRRFGKFFSLVELRLQRNQWKVERAPLASDIYWNHLGSTKLQLRLRRVVVNTCLLLILLFFSSPLAVISAVQSAGRIINAEAMDNAQLWLAWVQSSSWLASLIFQFLPNVIIFVSMYIVIPSALSYLSKFERHLTVSGEQRAALLKMVCFFLVNLILLRALVESSLESAILKMGRCYLDGEDCKRIEQYMSPSFLSRSCLSSLAFLITSSFLGISYDLLAPIPWIKGKIQKFRKNDMLQLVPEQSEEYPLEYPEIDGLRRPLMPDIMYDSPRFNGSDLPVQDLSVYPINRTSTTPKQTFDFAQYYAFNLTIFALTMIYSSFAPLVVPVGAVYFGYRYVVDKYNFLFVYRVRGFPAGNDGKLMDTVLGIMRFCVDLFLLSMLLFFSVRGDSTKLQAIFTLGLLVMYKLLPSSNDGFHPALLEGIQTVDNVVDGPIDYEVLSQPKFDWDTYHS from the coding sequence ATGGACCCACCTATCTCCCCTGCCCCCGAAGGCGGTGCCGACGGCGATGCCGTGTGGTACGGAAACATCCAGTACCTGCTCAACATCTCCGCAATCGGCGCGTGCTGCTgcgtcttcatcttcctcttcgTGAAGCTCCGCAGCGACCACCGTCGGATCCCGGGGCCCACCGCGCTCGCCGCCAAACTCCTTGCCGTCTGGCACGCCACGCGCCGCGAGATCGCGTCCCACTGCGGCGCCGACGCCGCTCAGTTCCTCTTGATTGAAGGCGGGAGCTGCGCTTTGCTTCTCTCCGTCGCCGCTCTATCACTTCTCGTGATGCTGCCTCTCAATATCTACGCAGGTACGGCTCCTCTAAACGACCAGTTCTCTAAAACGACCATCACTCACATTGCAAAAGGTTCGCTTTTACTCTGGGTGCATTTTGTTTTCGTTGTCGTTGTTGTCGTTTTGGTACATTTCAGTATTCTTGGGATTGAAGAACGGTTAAGGATCACTAGGTTTAGGGACGGGAATGGAAATTTGAGTGACCCGAGTGCAAATTCTACTGCGATTTTCACTATAATGGTGCAAGGATTACCCAAAGCTCTAGGGGATGATAGAACTGTGTTGCAAGAGTATTTTCAGTATAGGTATCCCGGGAAGGTTTATAGGGTCATCTTGCCAATGGATTTGTGTGCATTGGATGATTTAGCTGAGGAATTGGTTAGGGTTAGGGATGAGATTTCTAGGCTGATTGCGCGAATAGACTCTCAGGTTTTTCTTGGTGAGAGCGAGGATGCTGGAAATGGATTCAGTTTGATGGTGAGGAAAGGGAAGGTTTTGTGGGATGGGATAATGGAAAGGTTTGGTTTTACAGAGGAAGAGAGGTTGAGAAGGTTGCAGGAGTTGAGAGCTGAATTGGAGACCGAACTTGCGTCTTATAAAGAGGGCCGTGCACCGGGGGCTGGAGTGGCGTTTGTGATGTTTAAGGACGTTTACACGGCGAATAAGGCTGTTCAGGATTTTCGGAATGAGAAGAAGAGGCGCTTTGGGAAGTTCTTTTCCCTTGTGGAGTTGCGTCTTCAGAGGAACCAATGGAAGGTTGAGCGGGCTCCCTTGGCGAGCGATATTTACTGGAATCATTTGGGATCGACGAAGCTCCAATTGAGGTTGCGGAGAGTGGTTGTGAACACATGCTTATTGCTGATTCTTTTGTTCTTCAGTTCTCCTCTTGCTGTGATCAGTGCTGTGCAGAGTGCAGGACGGATTATTAATGCGGAAGCTATGGATAATGCACAATTGTGGTTGGCTTGGGTGCAAAGCTCAAGCTGGCTTGCAAGCCTTATCTTTCAGTTCCTGCCAAATGTTATTATATTTGTGAGTATGTATATAGTGATCCCGTCAGCTCTTTCTTATCTCTCCAAGTTTGAACGGCATCTGACAGTGTCAGGGGAGCAAAGAGCTGCACTTTTGAAGATGGTTTGTTTCTTCCTGGTAAACCTCATTCTCCTGAGGGCTTTAGTTGAATCTTCCTTAGAGAGTGCAATCCTGAAAATGGGTCGGTGCTACTTGGATGGAGAAGATTGTAAGAGGATTGAGCAATACATGAGTCCATCATTCTTGTCAAGATCATGCCTCTCGTCTCTTGCGTTCCTGATCACAAGCAGTTTCTTGGGTATATCTTACGATCTGTTGGCTCCAATCCCTTGGATCAAAGGGAAGATTCAAAAGTTCAGGAAGAATGATATGCTCCAGCTGGTCCCAGAACAAAGTGAAGAGTACCCATTAGAATATCCAGAAATAGATGGTCTTAGGAGACCGCTGATGCCTGACATTATGTATGACAGTCCCAGATTCAATGGAAGTGATCTACCGGTGCAAGATCTTTCTGTATATCCAATAAACAGAACGTCAACTACCCCCAAGCAGACATTTGATTTTGCACAGTATTATGCTTTCAATTTGACAATATTTGCCCTGACCATGATATATTCTTCATTTGCTCCACTCGTGGTCCCTGTTGGTGCAGTTTATTTTGGCTATAGGTATGTGGTTGACAAGTACAACTTTCTGTTTGTATATAGAGTCCGGGGATTTCCTGCTGGCAATGACGGGAAGTTAATGGATACTGTATTGGGCATCATGCGATTCTGTGTGGATCTCTTCCTGCTTTCGATGCTCTTGTTCTTTTCGGTTCGAGGAGACTCTACGAAATTGCAAGCTATATTCACACTTGGTTTGCTAGTGATGTATAAACTGTTGCCGTCTAGTAATGATGGTTTCCATCCAGCTCTTTTGGAAGGCATACAAACTGTTGACAACGTTGTAGATGGGCCAATTGATTATGAGGTCTTATCACAGCCTAAATTTGACTGGGATACATATCATTCATGA
- the LOC132170986 gene encoding probable protein phosphatase 2C 46 isoform X2: protein MLSRLINFLRACLGPSSDRYVRTGSDAAGRQDGLLWYKDTGQHMNGDFSIAVVQANNLLEDQSQIESGPLSLNESGPYGTFIGIYDGHGGPETSRFINDHLFQHLKRFTSEQQSMSVDVIRKAYQATEEGFLSVVTKQWPMKPQIAAVGSCCLVGVICGGTLYIANVGDSRAVLGRLVKATGEVLAIQLSAEHNVGIESVRQEMYSLHPDDSHIVVLKHNVWRVKGLIQVSRSIGDVYLKKAEFNRAPLYAKFRLREPFKRQILSSEPSISVNELQPHDQFLIFASDGLWEHLSNQEAVDIVQNHPHSGSARRLVKVALQEAAKKREMRYSDLKKIDRGVRRHFHDDITVIVVFLDSNLVSRASSVRGPTLSVRGCGVNLPAKALAPCATPVEPSTT from the exons ATGTTATCAAGGTTGATAAACTTTCTGAGGGCCTGCTTGGGACCGTCCTCGGACCGTTATGTCCGCACAGGTTCGGATGCAGCAGGCCGGCAAGATGGACTACTTTGGTACAAAGACACCGGTCAGCACATGAATGGTGACTTCTCAATAGCAGTTGTCCAAGCCAACAATTTGCTTGAGGATCAAAGCCAAATTGAGTCTGGACCCTTGAGCTTGAATGAGTCTGGCCCATATGGCACCTTCATTGGGATATATGATGGTCATGGCGGGCCTGAGACCTCACGTTTCATTAATGATCACCTATTCCAGCATCTTAAGA GGTTCACCTCAGAGCAACAATCCATGTCAGTGGATGTGATAAGGAAAGCATATCAAGCAACAGAAGAGGGATTTCTGTCTGTTGTTACGAAACAATGGCCTATGAAACCCCAGATTGCAGCTGTTGGATCTTGCTGCCTAGTTGGTGTGATCTGTGGCGGCACCCTCTACATCGCCAATGTTGGTGATTCCCGTGCAGTGCTGGGGAGGCTTGTCAAGGCAACTGGGGAGGTCCTTGCCATCCAACTTTCAGCAGAGCATAACGTGGGAATAGAATCAGTGAGACAGGAGATGTACTCTTTGCACCCGGACGACTCACACATCGTGGTTTTAAAGCATAATGTATGGCGTGTTAAGGGCTTGATACAG GTATCTAGATCTATCGGTGATGTATATCTAAAAAAGGCTGAATTTAACAGGGCGCCTTTGTATGCTAAGTTTCGCCTCCGTGAACCTTTTAAAAGGCAAATCTTAAGCTCTGAGCCATCAATTTCTGTGAATGAACTTCAACCTCATGATCAGTTCCTCATATTTGCTTCTGATGGGCTGTGGGAGCACCTTAGTAATCAGGAAGCAGTTGACATTGTTCAAAATCACCCACACAGT GGAAGTGCCCGGAGGCTTGTGAAAGTTGCCTTGCAGGAAGCTgctaagaaaagagaaatgaggTACTCAGATCTGAAGAAAATCGACCGTGGCGTCCGCCGACATTTCCACGATGACATTACAGTCATAGTTGTTTTTCTTGATTCAAATCTTGTGAGCAGAGCAAGTTCGGTAAGAGGCCCTACTTTGTCTGTGAGAGGCTGTGGTGTTAACCTACCTGCAAAAGCTCTGGCCCCCTGTGCCACACCCGTGGAACCTAGCACTACCTAA
- the LOC132170983 gene encoding protein ALTERED PHOSPHATE STARVATION RESPONSE 1-like, translated as MGCAASKKDEEDDVVLLCKERKRLIKLAVERRYALADAHCKYNHSLNAVAAAIRLFVARHSSPSSPIFITFPSSASETTETIAHPTYHSAAFLDSSKVEREKQEQEQEWGNQEAKEEEEEEEEGDENEFEDAEEGEVVCEHFCGEMAPPMAGVHKNFGWDFFDLFDGMRTQVASGFSQSSDEDLRALREEEGIPELEEDGEREISERKAVDVNNGEVGVVESATEGGDVNESQEEHNSFRMIDTAPDGRELLEALKDVEDHFIRAYDSGLDVSRMLEANRVPMQSGLEEIKESSNKLIRSITRNRSTSSQSSSCKSLLSCSSKCSSTWTEFKNDLFDDYGGMESGSHSLTLARLYAWEKKLYEEVKAGDLTRKLYEQKCSRLRNLDARGDDGLYSGEKTRAEVKDLHARILVAIRSAESISQRIQKLRDEELQPQLVELIHSLMRNWKIMLESHETQNRIMYEVKSFNCPAHGKFCNDSHRLATLQLEAEVQNWRACFTAYVSSQKAYIEALNGWLSKFIAPEVEFYSRGRSSTSVPPHIISGLPLLVICHDWLACLEKLPENSVASSMKSLGKDIRALWLKQGEEQQQKRKVDGLAKELDRKVLALQRAESRILESKLHEQESVVNVPSRIEYLTERKAMLDMFRKRLDAEKAKHHTSMQDTQCTTVNGFRTGFSSVFESLAEFFKASEKMYVDLLTFSKNAKVVDEKVGNSSYN; from the exons ATGGGTTGTGCTGCATCtaagaaagatgaagaagacGACGTGGTGTTGCTCtgtaaagagagaaaaaggttGATAAAATTGGCGGTAGAGCGGAGGTATGCGCTTGCAGATGCACATTGCAAGTATAATCACTCGCTGAATGCAGTAGCAGCCGCCATAAGGTTGTTTGTAGCTCGGCATTCCTCTCCATCTTCTCCAATTTTCATCACCTTCCCTTCCTCTGCTTCTGAGACTACAGAAACCATTGCGCATCCCACCTATCATTCTGCAGCTTTCTTGGATTCTTCTAAGgtagaaagagaaaaacaagaacaagaacaagaatgGGGAAACCAAGAagctaaagaagaagaagaagaagaagaagagggtgaTGAGAACGAGTTTGAAGATGCAGAAGAAGGGGAAGTGGTCTGTGAGCATTTCTGTGGTGAGATGGCTCCGCCAATGGCAGGTGTACATAAAAATTTTGGGTGGGATTTCTTCGATCTGTTTGATGGGATGAGAACACAAGTGGCGAGTGGGTTTAGTCAAAGCTCTGATGAGGATCTGAGGGCGCTGAGAGAGGAAGAAGGGATTCCAGAGTTGGAGGAGGATGGAGAAAGGGAAATAAGTGAGAGGAAGGCTGTGGATGTGAATAATGGTGAGGTTGGAGTGGTTGAATCTGCGACAGAAGGGGGTGATGTTAATGAGAGCCAAGAGGAGCATAATAGTTTTAGAATGATTGATACAGCCCCTGATGGGAGGGAATTGTTGGAGGCATTGAAGGATGTTGAGGACCATTTTATTAGGGCTTATGATTCTGGTTTGGATGTTTCTAGGATGCTGGAGGCCAATAGAGTTCCAATGCAatctggtttggaggaaattaaaG AGAGCTCAAATAAGCTCATTCGGTCAATTACACGGAATCGATCCACCTCATCTCAGTCTTCCTCATGCAAAAGTCTCCTCTCATGTAGCTCCAAATGTTCTTCGACGTGGACAGAGttcaaaaatgatttatttgatgaCTATGGTGGAATGGAATCCGGAAGCCATTCACTGACACTGGCAAGGTTATATGCTTGGGAGAAAAAACTCTATGAGGAGGTGAAG GCTGGAGATTTGACCAGGAAACTTTACGAGCAAAAATGCTCCCGTTTGAGGAACCTGGATGCCAGAGGAGATGATGGCCTATACTCTGGGGAAAAAACCAGAGCTGAAGTAAAAGACTTGCACGCCAGGATCTTGGTTGCAATTCGAAGTGCAGAATCAATCTCCCAAAGAATTCAGAAACTGAGAGATGAAGAGTTGCAGCCACAACTTGTGGAGCTGATACATAG CCTTATGCGAAACTGGAAGATAATGCTGGAGTCACATGAAACCCAAAACCGAATCATGTATGAAGTTAAATCTTTCAACTGTCCTGCCCATGGAAAGTTTTGCAATGACTCTCACCGCCTTGCCACACTTCAGCTTGAAGCAGAAGTTCAAAATTGGCGTGCTTGCTTCACGGCATATGTTTCGTCACAGAAGGCATACATTGAAGCACTTAATGGTTGGTTATCCAAGTTCATTGCCCCTGAAGTTGAATTCTACTCCAGAGGTAGGTCTTCGACTTCAGTCCCGCCGCATATTATCAGTGGGCTGCCGTTACTTGTAATCTGTCATGATTGGTTGGCTTGCCTGGAGAAGTTGCCAGAAAACTCAGTGGCTTCTTCCATGAAAAGCTTGGGGAAGGATATTCGAGCTTTGTGGCTCAAACAAGGAGAGGAGCAGCAACAGAAAAGGAAGGTGGATGGACTTGCCAAAGAACTTGACAGGAAGGTCCTGGCATTGCAAAGGGCAGAGAGCAGAATTCTTGAATCAAAGCTTCATGAGCAGGAATCAGTGGTAAATGTGCCGAGTCGGATTGAATACTTGACAGAAAGGAAAGCTATGTTAGATATGTTTAGGAAGAGGCTAGACGCAGAGAAAGCAAAGCACCATACCAGCATGCAAGATACACAATGTACCACTGTAAATGGATTTCGGACCGGATTTTCTTCAGTTTTTGAGTCCTTGGCTGAGTTTTTTAAGGCTTCAGAGAAAATGTATGTTGATCTTTTGACATTCAGCAAAAATGCAAAGGTCGTGGATGAAAAGGTTGGTAACTCATCATACAACTAG